Proteins from a single region of Natrinema salifodinae:
- a CDS encoding quinone oxidoreductase family protein: MKAIEVDAYGESDELSVVDVPTPEPAAGQVRIDVEAAGINFADVMQRRGHYPGGPEPSYVPGMEAAGTVDAVGEGVEDVSEGDRVVAMLDTGGYAEYAVADAGLLFPVPEGMSFEAAAGFPVQFLTAHACLFEWGGLEDGESVLIQAAAGGVGTAAVQLASNAGAEVFGTASTREKLDLAADLGCDHPINYTETDFREVVDAETDGEGVDLVLESVGDDVFERSLDAMAHFGRMVTYGVASGVPAAAENQRLLFENKTVKGFHLGQAAAHDPSRVMQAVPDLTEGLASGDLEVVLGESFALADAAEAHQYIEDRKSSGKVVLKP; the protein is encoded by the coding sequence ATGAAAGCGATCGAAGTCGACGCGTACGGCGAGAGCGACGAACTCTCGGTCGTCGACGTTCCGACCCCGGAGCCGGCGGCCGGCCAGGTCCGGATCGACGTCGAAGCCGCAGGGATCAACTTCGCGGACGTCATGCAACGTCGCGGCCATTACCCGGGCGGTCCCGAGCCGTCCTACGTCCCTGGGATGGAAGCCGCGGGCACGGTCGATGCCGTCGGCGAGGGCGTCGAAGACGTCTCCGAGGGCGACCGCGTCGTCGCGATGCTCGACACCGGCGGTTACGCGGAGTACGCCGTCGCCGACGCCGGGCTGCTCTTTCCCGTTCCCGAAGGGATGAGCTTCGAGGCGGCCGCCGGCTTTCCCGTCCAGTTCCTCACCGCCCACGCCTGCCTCTTCGAGTGGGGCGGGCTCGAGGACGGCGAGTCCGTCCTGATCCAGGCCGCCGCGGGCGGGGTCGGCACGGCCGCCGTCCAGCTCGCGTCCAACGCCGGCGCCGAGGTCTTCGGCACCGCGAGCACGCGGGAGAAACTCGACCTGGCGGCCGACCTGGGCTGTGACCACCCGATCAACTACACCGAGACGGACTTCCGCGAGGTCGTCGACGCGGAGACCGACGGCGAGGGCGTCGACCTCGTCCTGGAGAGCGTCGGCGACGACGTCTTCGAGCGCAGTCTCGACGCGATGGCTCACTTCGGCCGGATGGTCACCTACGGCGTCGCCAGCGGCGTCCCCGCCGCGGCTGAGAACCAGCGCCTGCTCTTCGAGAACAAGACCGTCAAGGGATTCCACCTGGGCCAGGCGGCCGCCCACGACCCGAGCAGGGTGATGCAGGCGGTCCCCGATCTCACAGAGGGCCTCGCGAGCGGCGACCTCGAGGTCGTCCTGGGCGAGTCGTTCGCGCTCGCGGACGCGGCCGAAGCCCACCAGTACATCGAGGACCGCAAGAGCTCCGGGAAAGTCGTGCTGAAGCCGTAA
- a CDS encoding 8-oxo-dGTP diphosphatase, producing MIEATLCFPLRTISRGDDPTADGDDGREVLLIEKRRGLGEGWYNGPGGKCEPGETPQECAVRETREEVGLDVRDLEKAGELRFLLDGEVHTFCHVFRTRSFTGEPTPSEEARPEWVPIGDVPYDQMWEDDRLWLPGVLEGKTVRGEFRFEGGEPLDEAAFVDHDLEWDVSF from the coding sequence ATGATCGAGGCGACGCTTTGTTTCCCGCTTCGGACCATCAGTCGCGGCGACGATCCGACCGCCGACGGCGACGACGGCCGCGAAGTACTCCTGATCGAGAAGCGACGCGGCCTGGGCGAGGGGTGGTACAACGGCCCCGGCGGCAAGTGCGAACCGGGTGAGACACCGCAGGAGTGTGCGGTCCGCGAAACGCGCGAGGAGGTCGGCCTCGACGTCCGCGACCTCGAAAAGGCAGGTGAACTCCGATTCCTGCTCGACGGCGAGGTCCACACCTTCTGTCACGTCTTCCGCACTCGCTCTTTTACCGGCGAGCCGACGCCCTCCGAGGAGGCCAGGCCGGAGTGGGTTCCGATCGGGGACGTGCCCTACGACCAGATGTGGGAGGACGACCGACTCTGGCTGCCTGGCGTGCTCGAGGGGAAGACGGTGCGCGGCGAGTTCCGGTTCGAGGGCGGCGAGCCCCTCGACGAAGCGGCGTTCGTCGACCACGACCTCGAGTGGGACGTCTCGTTCTGA